Proteins encoded in a region of the Pseudomonas viciae genome:
- the glmM gene encoding phosphoglucosamine mutase has product MSKKYFGTDGIRGRVGEYPITPDFMLKLGWAAGMAFRKMGACKVLVGKDTRISGYMFESALEAGLTSAGADVMLLGPMPTPAIAYLTRTFQAQAGIVISASHNPHDDNGIKFFSGQGTKLPDDIELMIEELLDTPMTVVESSKIGKVSRINDASGRYIEFCKGSVPTGTSFSGLKVVVDCAHGATYKVAPSVFRELGAEVIVLSASPNGLNINHNCGSTHTEALQAAVLAEQADIGIAFDGDGDRVLMVDHTGTVVDGDELLFIIARDLHTRGKLQGGVVGTLMSNLGLELALADLDIPFVRANVGDRYVISELLERNWVIGGENSGHIVCFDHTTTGDAIIAALQVLMALKARNEGLAQSRQALRKCPQVLINVRFGGGENPIEHATVKQASERVTQAMAGRGRVLLRKSGTEPLVRVMVEGEDEAQVRGYAEELAKLVTEVSA; this is encoded by the coding sequence ATGAGCAAGAAATACTTTGGCACCGACGGTATTCGTGGTCGGGTCGGCGAATACCCTATTACCCCTGATTTCATGCTCAAGCTTGGCTGGGCGGCCGGCATGGCGTTCCGTAAAATGGGCGCCTGCAAAGTGTTGGTCGGCAAGGACACGCGAATTTCCGGCTACATGTTCGAATCGGCGCTCGAGGCCGGCCTGACGTCGGCGGGCGCCGATGTGATGCTGCTCGGTCCGATGCCGACGCCGGCCATTGCCTACCTGACGCGTACGTTCCAGGCCCAGGCGGGTATCGTGATCAGTGCTTCGCACAACCCGCATGATGACAACGGCATCAAGTTCTTCTCCGGCCAGGGTACCAAGCTGCCGGATGATATCGAGCTGATGATCGAAGAACTGCTGGACACGCCGATGACTGTGGTCGAGTCGAGCAAGATCGGCAAAGTGTCGCGGATCAACGATGCGTCGGGTCGCTACATCGAATTCTGCAAAGGCAGCGTGCCGACTGGTACTAGCTTTTCGGGCCTGAAAGTCGTGGTCGATTGCGCTCACGGTGCGACCTATAAAGTCGCGCCGAGTGTATTTCGCGAGTTGGGGGCCGAAGTGATCGTGCTCTCCGCTTCGCCAAACGGGTTGAACATCAACCACAACTGTGGCTCCACCCATACCGAGGCGCTGCAGGCGGCGGTACTGGCCGAACAGGCCGATATCGGGATCGCCTTCGATGGCGACGGTGATCGAGTCCTGATGGTCGATCACACCGGTACAGTCGTTGACGGTGATGAGTTGCTGTTCATCATTGCTCGCGATCTGCACACGCGGGGTAAGCTGCAGGGCGGAGTGGTCGGTACGTTGATGAGCAACCTTGGGCTCGAGTTGGCCCTTGCGGACCTGGATATCCCCTTCGTGCGGGCCAATGTGGGAGATCGCTACGTGATCTCGGAGTTGCTGGAGCGCAATTGGGTGATCGGGGGCGAGAACTCTGGTCACATCGTGTGCTTCGACCATACCACCACGGGCGATGCCATCATCGCGGCCTTGCAGGTGCTGATGGCGCTGAAGGCGCGTAATGAAGGGCTCGCGCAGTCGCGCCAGGCATTGCGCAAATGTCCACAGGTGCTGATTAACGTACGTTTTGGTGGTGGTGAGAACCCTATCGAGCATGCGACGGTCAAGCAGGCCAGTGAGCGTGTAACGCAGGCGATGGCCGGGCGTGGGCGCGTGCTATTGCGCAAGTCCGGCACTGAGCCTTTGGTGCGTGTCATGGTTGAAGGCGAGGATGAGGCACAGGTCCGCGGTTATGCCGAAGAGCTGGCGAAACTGGTTACTGAAGTTTCTGCCTGA
- the tpiA gene encoding triose-phosphate isomerase, whose translation MRRPMVAGNWKMHGTRASVAELINGLRHLALPSGVDVAVFPPCLYINQVIDGLKGKSISVGAQNSAVEPMQGALTGEIAPSQLVDAGCSLVLVGHSERRLIMREQDSALIRKFAAAQACGLIPVLCVGETLEQREAGKTLEVVGRQLGSIIEDLGVGAFAKAVIAYEPVWAIGTGLTASPQQAQDVHAAIRAQLAAENSEVARGVRLLYGGSVKAANAVELFGMPDIDGGLIGGASLNADEFGAICRAAGN comes from the coding sequence ATGCGTCGCCCTATGGTAGCTGGTAACTGGAAGATGCACGGTACCCGCGCCAGCGTCGCTGAGCTGATCAATGGCCTTCGTCATCTGGCCTTGCCAAGCGGTGTTGATGTCGCGGTATTCCCGCCTTGCTTGTATATCAATCAAGTGATTGATGGCTTGAAGGGTAAGTCGATTTCAGTCGGCGCGCAGAACTCTGCGGTGGAACCCATGCAAGGCGCGTTGACTGGTGAGATTGCGCCGAGTCAATTGGTGGATGCAGGTTGTTCCCTGGTTTTGGTCGGGCACTCCGAGCGTCGCCTGATCATGCGCGAGCAGGACAGTGCCCTGATTCGCAAATTTGCGGCGGCTCAGGCCTGCGGTCTGATTCCGGTGTTGTGTGTAGGGGAAACCCTCGAGCAGCGTGAAGCCGGGAAGACCCTTGAGGTTGTCGGGCGTCAGCTCGGCAGCATCATTGAAGACCTGGGTGTCGGTGCTTTTGCAAAGGCAGTCATTGCTTACGAGCCGGTCTGGGCCATTGGCACCGGGCTGACTGCTTCGCCGCAACAGGCGCAGGATGTGCACGCCGCCATCCGCGCGCAGTTGGCGGCAGAGAATTCTGAAGTGGCACGAGGTGTGCGGCTTCTATACGGCGGCAGCGTGAAGGCGGCCAATGCGGTCGAACTGTTCGGCATGCCGGATATCGATGGGGGGCTCATTGGTGGAGCTTCCCTGAATGCAGATGAGTTCGGTGCGATTTGTCGCGCCGCGGGAAACTGA
- the secG gene encoding preprotein translocase subunit SecG — protein sequence MLETVVVVFHLLGALGVVALVLLQQGKGADAGASFGAGASNTVFGSQGSSTFLSKFTAILAAGFFITSLGLGYFAKEKAQELTQVGLPNPAVLEAPKQQPASDDVPVLQEQKSANPATDVPPAQEQK from the coding sequence ATGCTGGAAACAGTCGTAGTCGTTTTTCATCTGCTGGGTGCACTGGGCGTAGTTGCTCTCGTATTGCTGCAGCAGGGTAAAGGTGCGGATGCTGGTGCGTCTTTCGGTGCAGGTGCTTCAAATACTGTATTCGGAAGCCAAGGTTCCTCTACCTTTCTTAGTAAGTTTACTGCTATACTTGCCGCCGGTTTCTTCATAACCAGCTTGGGGTTAGGTTACTTTGCTAAAGAGAAGGCTCAAGAGCTGACTCAAGTAGGTTTGCCAAACCCAGCAGTGTTGGAAGCGCCAAAGCAACAACCGGCTTCTGATGATGTCCCGGTGCTTCAAGAGCAAAAGTCGGCCAATCCGGCGACTGACGTACCTCCAGCTCAAGAGCAGAAGTAA